Within the Dialister hominis genome, the region AATATACAGGAAGAAGCCGAAATATTAATGCAGAGCGGAAATTATACAGACTTTAACCGATATGAAGACGCATGTCTCTTCATGTCCAAAGCACTTGGACTTTCCGATCTTTCTGATTCGGGACTTTTTACAGAAGGCCTTGAAAATAAATGGAAAAAAGAAGCCGAAAAAACGACATTCCCTCAGATGTTAAGCGGAATCAAGAGCAAGCGTTATCTTTACAGCAAGTTAAAAAGAATATCTGCTTCGCTTCTTTTATCCGGCACCAAAAAGCCGTCTCCGTTTGTCAAGCCTGATTTTCCCAGATATGCCAGACTTCTGGCGCTCCGCCAGGAAAGCAGTGAACTGATTCATCATATTACAATTCCCGTAATTACCTCTGCCGCCAAAGCCATGAGGACTCTTGATGAGAAGAGCCGGGAGGCGCTTTCCATAGATTTCCTTGCGACTGACATTCAGGCTTACTGCCGTCATTCTGACAGGTACAGATATTCCAATGAAGATTATTATCATTCTCCGGAAATATTGAAATGATATTCTTATGACCGTTTCTGCTTAAGCTGTTAAGGCCGCTGCAATAGACATTTCAACTTAAGAATCCTTATTCCGGCTCATTTCTCTTTACATATCTGCTAAAATACTTTATTATGATAAAATATACTTATTTGAGAAAGACGGTTTCAGGAGGACTTTCACATGGATTTCAACAACAGCTGGCCTATAGCACTAGCTTTCATTCTGTATTTGATTTTAATGATGGGTATCGGCCTTTATTATTCGAGACAGCAGAAAAACCTTTCCTCTTATATTCTGGGGGATAGAAAACTGGGTCCCTGGCTGACTTCCATGAGTGCTGAAGCATCCGATATGAGCGGCTGGATGCTCATGGGTCTTCCCGGCTATGCTTACCTGCACGGCTTATCTGCTTTTTGGACCGGCATCGGCCTTATTATAGGCACATGGGCGAACTGGCTTCTCGTATCAAAACGTTTAAGAAATTATACAGAAGTCGCAAATAACAGCCTGACAATACCTGACTACCTCTCAAACCGCTTTGAGGATACCAAAAACGGACTTCGCTTGATTTGCGCAGTGTTCATCATTCTCTTTTTCATCATATACACCTCATCCGGATTTGTAGCAGCAGGCAGATTATTCAATACTATTTTTGGTATTCCATATTTCCATGCATTGCTTCTCGGTGCATTCGTTGTCGTTTTCTATACATTCCTGGGCGGCTTCTCTGCTGTTGCATTGACAGACTTCATTCAGGGAACAATGATGTTCTTTACGGTTATTTACGTTCCGCTTGCAGCAACAATTGCTTTAGGCGGTCCGGTTCCGACGATGGATATCTTATCAGGCGAAGGCCCGGATTTCTTTTCATTCTTCCCCGCATCCACAAGCATGTCGGCACTGCTTATTATGCTGGTATCCTCCCTGGGATGGGGCCTTGGATATTTCGGCCAGCCTCATATTTTAGTAAAATTCATGGCAATCGGCGATGCCGATGATTTAAAGAAATCGACACACATTGCTATGCTTTGGGTCTTATTATCCCTTGGTTTTGCCATTGCCATTGGTATTGTCGGCAAAGCCTATCTCAGCACCCCTCTGGAAAATGCGGATGCTGAAAGAGTATTCATCATCATGGCAAAGTCTCTTTCGGCACCATTTATTACAGGAATCATCTGGTCAGCCATTCTGGCAGCGATCATGAGTACAAGTTCCTCCCAATTGCTCGTAACGTCTTCTGCGGTTTCCAGAGATCTTTTCCAGGCATTCCTCTTCAAGAATGCATCTGAAAAGACGTTGATCCGTGTAAGCCGCATCAGTGTACTGGTTGTCTCTATAATTGCAGTATATCTGGGTTCCGATCCGGACAGCTATATTTTCCAGATTGTCTCTTATGCGTGGGCTGGATTTGGTGCCTGCTTCGGTGCAACGATACTCCTCTCACTTTACTGGAAACGCATGACATTAAAAGGTGCCTACGCCGGTGTACTTATCGGGGGAATTACCGTCCTTATCTGGAAACAGTTTGAATGGTTCGGCATCTATGAACTGGTTCCTGGTTTCTTCCTTTCAACCATTTCGATCATAGTTGTCAGCCTGCTTGATAAAGAGCCGTCCGAAAGCATTCTCAAGACATTTGAAAAAGCAATTTCCCTTTCAAAGAAACATAAATAAGAAATTTTAGGCTCTTCACGGAAATTTGGGGGATGAATAATTTTTAGGTAAAGAATGGAATCGGATAAGGGTAAAGAAATAATCCATGTTTCGGTACCCATATCCGATTCTTTTTAGTACCTTGATCTTATTATTGAATCCTTCAAGCTTCCCCGTATTGATAGGATACAGGGCATGAGCAGCCAGTCCCTTGATTCGCTTCTGCTTTTGCCGGGCAAACTTTACCAGGGCAGGAATCCCGCTCTCCAGTCCAGCCTGAATCCATTTTGTCCATCCGGCGAGAGCTTCTTCATAGTCAGTCAATGTGAACAGATGAGTCATCTCCTGCTTCATGGCATAACAAATCGCCAAATCCCTATGCTCGCTCAGGATATCCAACAGATGAGTTTTCTGCCTTTCATTCAGGTGGTCGTCCTTCTTTAACAGTATCCATCGGGATTTCTTTAATTCGGTATAAAGCTTCCTTTCTTCATGGCTCTTTTCCCTGGCCATCTTCTGGAGCTCTGGATTATTAGTTTCTTTCGTATATTCCCTTAATGCTTCTGCTTCCTGCCTATGCTTTTGTGCTTCCTCCAGGCGCACGGCTCCCATAACATCACGCCCAAACTGTGCCTGCATATGGTACCGGTCATAAACGATGGGGACCTTCGGACAATATTTCTGAAACAGCCTGTTAAAGGATGCGTTCATATCCATGGCCACCGCTTTTAGCCTGGAAAGAAGCGAAAGGTCAATGCTTTTAAGGAAGTGCTCAAAATCTGCCATGGAGCGGCCCAGGCCGGCCCACAAGATGAATCCCGTTTCCAAATCCATAACGCAGGTGGCATAGCGATGGCCCTTATGGATAGCGAACTCATCTACGGCCAAATACCGTGGGCGATAGTTACTTTTCTTCAGGCGCAGGTTTCAAAGGCAGCCAACGCCTTATCCATGATATGCTTTTGTATTTTCTGTATGGTACTCCAATGTACAGAGAGCATGGCCGAAATGGCAGAAATGGATGTATGACACTTAAGCAGATGGATAATCCACAAGGCCATATCCCAAGTAACGCGTGTGAAAGGGCATTGGCAGGGGATATCTTCCGTTATGGTCTCCCCGCAGGATGTGCAGCGGAATCTGTGCCCCGAGAACTCTATATACTTCTTTTGCTTAGGAAGATCTGGAAAATCCTTGATGAGTACAGAAAAAGCCCCATAACTATACATACGGGAGTGACAGTGCGGACAGGAAAAATCTCTGGCAGTCCGTAGACTGGTAACTCGGGTATGGCAATGAGGATTTGGATGGTTAGTGATATTTTCTGTGCGATAATATTGACAATTAAAAGTGATTTCATTATGGTAATAAAAGAGCATTATTCGACCTCCGTGCGTAGTTTTAGGCAACTTACATTTTGGAGTAGATAATGCTCTTTTTCAATGCCAATTTTATATGTTATTATTTTTATCCCACAAAAAAGCGTGATGAACCAAATTTTATATGAGCTTATTACTCAAGATTCAAATAAAAAAGAGGCTGGAATCCAAAATGGTTTCCAGTCTCTTTTCATTTGCGGCGAGCATTCAATAAGCCGAGTTCTGTACCGCTTGCGCGGTGATGATTATCTTTCTAGGCAGTAAATTACTCTACTGCTCAAGCGACGCAACCCGGAAGGTCAGCGGGCAACCTCAACCCTTCCCTATTCGGTCTTGCTTCGGATGGGGTTTACCAAGCCAGCCGGTCTCCCGACTGCTGGTGCGCTCTTACCGCACCTTTCCACCCTTACCATCCTAAGATGGCGGTTTCCTTTTCTATGGCACTTTCCCTAGGGTCACCCCCGCCGGACGTTATCCGGCATCCTGCCCTGCGAAGCTCGGACTTTCCTCACGCCTTTCGGCCCGCAATCATCTTTCCTGCTCGTAGGAGTTAGTATATCATAAATATTTTCTTTATTCAAGAAAAGAAATGAGAAGCTTGATTATCCAATGTAGCTGAAAACATCTCTTGCGACAGGATCTTCCACAACTTCAATATCCCAGCTCTTCTCTTCAAATGATTGGCGCAGCCGGTTTGCAAGATTTTGGACAACAGGATGCTCTGTATAAAAATGGCCGCCATCAACCACGATAATATCACTAGCATAAGCCTCCTGCGCTTCATGGTACTTCAGATCCCCCGTCAGGAAAAGATCTGCGCCAAGCCTTTTTGCATCATGAATATATTCGCTTCCAGCTCCGCCAAGAATCGCGATTTTCTTCACATTTTTATTAATATCGCCGCTGTATCTGATAACGGGCATTTCCAGTTTTTCCCTGATATAGCTGACCGCTTCTTTTCCTGACATCACACGAGGGAGCATGCCGGTTCTGCCAAGAGAATCCGCATCAGATCCATTTTCAGCAGGGGCAAGTCCGGATACATCACTGAGGGATAATTTCTCTGCCAATACGTCATTGACTCCACCCCGGGCAATATCAAGATTTGTATGCGCTGCAAATGAAACAATCGATGACCGGATCAGTGTTTCAATGATCTTTCCACGATATGTGCCTAAATCAATTTCATGAAGAGATCTAAAGAGAAACGGATGATGCGAAATAATAAGATTGACGCCATTATCAGCAGCATAGGAAGCGTTTTCAGCCGTTAAATCCAAAGCGACCAATACCTTCTTTACAGGGGTATGTACGTTCCCAATCTGGAGCCCCGGGTGATCCCAGCTTTCTGCAAGACTCTGCGGTGCCCACGCGTTCATGATATTGATGATCTGCTTTGCTTCAATACTCATAACATTCCCTCCAAAAGTTCTCTTTCTTTCAATGCGATTTCTTTCTTTTTCCTGTTTCTATCATTCTGATTGTCATCAGAAATTGAATGAATGAGGATATCTCTCTTCTTGATCAGTTTTCTGATATGCATAGGGAAAAGCGGATCTTTTTTATAAGCTTCAGTCACGCCTACCTCTGCTTCAAACAAAGTAACTTCACATTCAGGTTCTCCAGGTACCACTTTCATAAGCTCGTACAGGCGCTGCCCTTCTATTGCCATTCTTTCTTCCTGAATCACAAAGCCATTGTTCATAAGAAAATACTTCAGATCAGCAACATGATTCTGGGGCTGCAGGACCAGCCAATGAAGGGCATGTGCTTTTTCCGGAGAATCCTTTAATATATCAATGATCATTAAGCCGCCCATACCGGCAATCGTTACACCATCCACCTCGCCAGTCGTTAACGGCTCGATTCCGGCTCCCAGTCTTATTTCTACACAATCTCCTCTGTTTTCTCTGATGATATGCTCTTTTGCTTTCACCAGAGGCCCCTTGTGTATATCACAAGCGACAGCATATGATATGCGTCCTTCTTCCAGCAAATGCAGGGGGAGATATGCATGATCCGTTCCTATATCTGCCATAATACGGCACTGCGGAACCAAATTTTCTACTTCCTGGAGCCTTGGGGTTAATTTCATTTTTCCTCTTATCATATTTATATAACAAAAAAGCTGAGCAAACGCTCAGCTTTATAAATTCTATTGGTGGGCCCACCAGGGCTCGAACCTGGGACCAGACGGTTATGAGCCGTCGGCTCTGACCAACTGAGCTATGGGCCCGCATCACCAACTTATGCTATTCTAACAGCTAAACCCGAATGAGTCAAGAGTTAAAGCCAGCCTAATTTCGTGAAGCCCGATAATCAGTTGTATCGATCCCTGAGAGCTGCATACAGCCCAGATATGCCTTATTGATTGATCAATGTCTTTGCCGATTTTTTCAACTTAACCAGTGCCTTGCCCTCGATCTGGCGGATCCTCTCTCTTGTCACATCGAAGTATTTGCCTACTTCTTCGAGTGTCCTTGTCTTTCCGTCTTTCAGACCAAATCTCAATTCGAGTACCTGCCGCTCCCTGTCGGTAAGAGACTGCAGCAGTTCCTCTATCTGCTCGCGCAGCAAAATCGAGCCCGCTGCATCATCCGGTGCAACAGTTTCATGATCCTCTATGAAATCTCCCAAATGGGAATCTTCTTTTTCTCCAATCGGGGTCTCCAAAGAAATGGGATCCTGTGCTATCTTCTTTACTTCCCTGATCTTCTCAACGGAGATTCCCATAGCTTCTGCCAGTTCTTCATTCGTAGCCTCCCGGCCTTTTTCCTGAAGCAGCTGCCTGGATATCCTGTTCAGTTTGTTAATGGTTTCAACCATGTGAACAGGGACGCGGATAGTGCGCGCCTGATCTGCTATCGCTCTGGTTATCGCCTGTCTGATCCACCATGTCGCATAAGTTGAAAACTTATACCCTTTTGTATAATCAAATTTATCGACTGCTTTAAGAAGCCCTAAGTTGCCTTCCTGAATCAGGTCCAAAAACTGAAGACCCCGTCCCAGATATTTTTTTGCAATAGAAACCACAAGTCTGAGGTTTCTGTCAGCCAATTCCTTCTTGGCATCGTCAGCTTCCTTCTTATCCTCATCTGTTGCATCGGGAAGGCTTCCTTTTTCGACTTTCTTGGCCAGGACTATCTCTTCATCGCTGTCGAGCAGGCGCATCGAGCCGATTTCCTTTAAATACATTTTTACAGGATCATCAATGGCAACAGCACCTTCATGGCTTGGAGCCGCGCTGATTTTCTCAACTTCTTTTCTCTCAGAATTATCTTCTGAATCAAGCATTTCCAAATCCTCATCAGAAGCTTCTTCATCGAAGTTGATTTCTAAATGCTTTTTATGTAATTCTTCATATAATTCTGACAGTTCTTCTTCTCCTAAGTTATTATCGGAAATAATAGCGATAATATCCTTATTCGAAATAACCCCATTCTGAGATTTTTTCTGCAAATCTCCAATCCATTTCCCCATCTGTTTCGCTAGTTCTGTCATAATTGTCATCCCCCAAGCAGAAGACTTATTTTTCCGATCGACTAATTAAGCCCAATAATGAACTTGCATGTATAAATGTAATTTTGTATCAGTAAATAAGAATGAATTCATATTTATCTGAGCGACATGATTTCTTTGCTAAGCTGGATGCAGATCAGCTGCTCCTTCTTGGCCAGTTCCGGATCCGAACGCATCAGGGTCTGAACATTTTCAGTATGTTTTCTGTATTCATCCTGCAGGAAGATTCTGCGAAGAGGCAGGATATATTCCTCCCGGGGTACGAGCCCAGTCTGTTCTTCATTCATATGAAGGGCCGCCAGTTTCTCAATTTCTTCACGTGTGAGCCCAGCTTCAATCATGCCTATAGTAAAAGGCTGCCCGTTGAAGCTCTTGAGAAGATCATATAGTTTCTGATTGAATGGATCGCAGAACCGGTAGGAATCAAGTTCCTCCGCTTCCGACGGGAAAACCAGGTACTTGATGCAGTACTTCAGCAGACCATCCTCTAACAGCTTTCGCTTTTTTACAATGACGTCAGAGTCAATCTCCGGAAGTTCCTTTTGTGTTTTCTGGGATATATAAATATTAGAATGGTTCTTTTTGGCATAAGCTAATGCTTCGCTTCTTATCATTCCTTCATCCATGTGCATATTTCTGGCCATCTTGCGAATGAAAGAATTAAACTGGAATGTATCATTCTGTGCCAGCAATGTAGAAAACATTTCATCCAATATATGATGCTGTCCGTCTAAAGTTGCACTGTCATACTGCCTGCAGAGTGATCCAAACAAATAATCCAAAGCGGGTTCGGCCCTGTCTATTGCGGCAAGATAAGCTTCTCCCCCATGTGCATTAACAAATTCATCGGGATCTTTTCCATCGCCTAATTGGGCAACCCGAAGTTTCAAACCGACAGAGCCTGCAATTTCCAACGCTCGTTTCGTCGCATTCTGGCCGGCTGAATCCATATCATAACTAAAAACAATCTCGTCAGCGTATTTCTTAAGGAGTCTGGCTTGTTCGACGGTAAATGCCGTGCCTAATGATGCCACGGCATTGGTGATGCCATGAGAATGAAGTGATATGGCATCCATATAGCCCTCAACCATGATTGCCTGCCGTTTCTTCCTGATTTCCGGCAAAGCCTGATAGAGTGCAAACAAAAGCATCCTTTTGTTGAATATCGGTGTTTCCGGAGAATTCAGGTACTTAGGCTTGCTGTCATCCATGACACGACCGCCAAATGCAACTATGTTCCCTCTTATATTCAGGATAGGAAACATGCAACGGTTCCTGAAATAGTCAAAATAAGATCCATCTTTTACCCCGCACAGGCCTGCTTCAACCAGGATATTCCCCTCTATATGCTTTTTCGAGGTAAAATCATCATAAAGACGATGCCATTCATGAGGGGCAAAGCCAAGATGAAAATCCTCAATCGTTTTAGGTGTCAGATGTCTCTTTACAAAGTATTCAAGTCCAGGCTTTCCCATACGCGTCTTTGTAAGACAATTATGGAAGTAATCACCTGCCAGTCCAATGACAGAGTATAAACGTTTTCTGGATGATTCTCTTCTCTGTTCCTCCGGGCTTAATTCTTTAACAGGCAGTTCAATATTGGCAGAATCTGCCAATCGCTCAACCGCTTCATTAAAAGAGATATTCTCCATTTTCTCTAAAAAGGATATTACGTCCCCGCTGGCATGACAGCCAAAGCAGTAATAAAATCCCTTTTCGGGAGAAACAGAAAAAGAAGGGGTCTTCTCAGGACCATGAAAAGGACAAGAAGCAAAATAATATCTTCCCTTTTTCGTCAGTTCTACATAGGATCCTATAACATCTAAAATATTAACACTGTCCTTAAGACGTTGAAGGAATTCATTACTAAAACTTGCCATATTCCTTCTCCCTCCTGCTTAATTGATTATAGATTTTCTTAAGATCAGCTATTCATAAAGATAGCTTCATGCAAGGATCCGTTCTTTATCATTCAATATTTTCAGTTTTCCTGCATTTTGATAGTTCCTGCCACCTGGTCTTGAGTATATTCATGTAAATATCAGGACGCAGTCCGAAACTTGCCAGAGCGTATCCGTCACTGACCTCGACCAGGAGTGTCCTGCCGTCATCGGTAACGCCAAAATCCAGCGCATAGGCAGAAGGGGCTCCTTCATATCGATGAACGGCCTCTTCCATCACGGAAGGATCCGGGAAAACATCCCAGCGTCCTTTATAAGGTGTCAGTCCGGTTATGGTACCATTTAATACCCATAGGCGCCATTCAGATAAAAACTGAACCTTTACGCTGCACCAGACATCAATATCTTCAAGACCCCCGCCAAGCTTAATCAGATCTTCAGATTTATCGAGTACCGTTCCGTGAAATCTCTTTACATCCTCAATCGGCTTGACAAAGACATGCCAGCATTCAGGGTGGCTCGTTATAGTAAAAAGCGTGGATTTCCAGATTTTACGTCCGATAAATGATTTCAACTGCTCCGGATAATCCAGCGGGGCTGGTTTTATCCCCAGTTTTTCCAAAGCAACTTTGACATCTGAGAATGTACCGATAACCGGATCCATAGGATCATTATCTGTTATAGAATAAACTGCTTTATATTTTACAACCGGTATGTGCAAAGCTTCACAGCCGGCATAGGCATTATAGCAATTTGTATCATAGAATTCTCCGGTATGTTTTATACGGATGTAAGCCTTCATGGATTCTCCTCCATCTGGTAATAAGATACCTACTATCACATTTTTTATGATACCATTAAATTCATTTTTTTACCAGCCAATAGAATCATGTAATGTTTTTAGTCCCAAGAACCGTCTTGCTATTTTCCCTAAAATTGCAAGTTCAAATTGAACACCTTTAACCAAATAATTTAAGCTGCATAGACGGTATCTAAATAAGCTTCAAATAAATCATCAGGCGTATCATACCCAAGGGACTTTCTAGGTAATGAATTCATATCCTCTGCAAACCAGAGAATCTGCTCAGCAGAGTAGTTTTCGATAGACTTTCCCTTAGGTACGTACTTTCTGAAAATGCGATTGTGACGCTCATTTTGAGCTCTCTCATAAGAGCTATATGGATGAGCAAAATATACCATTATACCATATCGTTCTAACTGAGATAATTCCGCAAACTCAGTTCCGTTGTCTGCTGTAATTGTTTTAAATACAGTAGCAAATTGTGATCCATAATATATTTTGAGACTACGTAAAGCAGCTTTTACAGATGCTACATCTTTACGTCGAATCTTAATAGCAATGAATTTATGCGTTACTTTCTCTACTAAAGTTAGTACCACAGCCTCTTTACCTTTACGCTTACCAACGATAGTATCTATTTCCCAATGACCAATCTCAAGATGTAGCTTAACGATATCTGGTCGTTCATCAATACTTCGGCCAAAGATGCGTACGTTCTTTGCTTGTTTAGGCTTTGACTTTTTACGACTAAGCAGTTCTGGTACATCGAATAGGGATAATGGTAGGCGTGATTGATTAAGGGCGTTATACAGCGTTTTAGCACATACAAGTTCCTCTTCAGTAAACAGATTATGCTTCTTAGCATAGCCAGCACATACGTCTAATGACCAGTTAGCTTTTTTAACTTGCGCTGCAACCCAAATAGCAAATGGACTTTCAGACGTAATGCGCTGTTTACGACCAGAACGTTTTCTGTTTTCATAGTAAACGGCTTGACCTCGACTAGGTACATACTCTGTTGGTCTGCCTCGATGTGTCGTCTTAGTTGCAGTGCCACGTTTTAATTCGTAGCCCACAGTACTAGGTGAGCAATTAAGTGCTTTTGCAATCTGGCGATAAGAGTAACCTTGCTTATGGAGCGCTTTGATTTCGCATCGATCTTCAAATCTTAAGTGTTGTCCTCTTTCGCGAGGTAGGGTATTAATGGTATTATTTAGGTAGTCCATAGTGATTGCCTCCGGTTAATTTTGTGTCGTAACTTAATTTTACCATTGATGCAATCCTATGGATCTTTTTATTTAGTTTTAGTGTTCAATTTCATTCTACAATTTACGCTTGCTATTTTCCTCTTCCAAATGAAAAACTGCCTCTTCCGAGGCAGCTTCAAAGGGATTTTACCAGAAATAGATGAATGCCACAATTGCGACAAAAAATCTATAGACTGCAAATCCGGTAAGAGTTGAATTGTTCAGGAACTTCAGGAACCATAAGATAGAAGCATATGCAACTATAAATGCAGTAAAAAAGCCAACTGCCAGAATACCGAAATCACTTGTTTGTAAATATGGGATAACTTTGATTAAATCGAATGTACATGCAAGAAACATAAGAGGTACAGCCATAATAAAAGTAAAATCGGCTGCCGCTTTTCTGGATATGCCAAGCAGCAGGCTTCCGGCTATCGTACTTCCGCTCCTGGAAAATCCCGGCCAGAGAGAAAGACACTGGAAAAATCCGATTTTCAGTGCCTGTCTGGATGTAATCCGGTCGACATCAGTGACTGTAAATTTTTTCCTTTTCTTTTCTGCGAAAATCATAAAGACACCGCCAAGTACAAGGCCAATGATAACTGTATAAGGGCTGAAAAGCTTGTGCTTTATGAAATCATGGAATATAAGTCCCATAAGAC harbors:
- the putP gene encoding sodium/proline symporter PutP, which codes for MDFNNSWPIALAFILYLILMMGIGLYYSRQQKNLSSYILGDRKLGPWLTSMSAEASDMSGWMLMGLPGYAYLHGLSAFWTGIGLIIGTWANWLLVSKRLRNYTEVANNSLTIPDYLSNRFEDTKNGLRLICAVFIILFFIIYTSSGFVAAGRLFNTIFGIPYFHALLLGAFVVVFYTFLGGFSAVALTDFIQGTMMFFTVIYVPLAATIALGGPVPTMDILSGEGPDFFSFFPASTSMSALLIMLVSSLGWGLGYFGQPHILVKFMAIGDADDLKKSTHIAMLWVLLSLGFAIAIGIVGKAYLSTPLENADAERVFIIMAKSLSAPFITGIIWSAILAAIMSTSSSQLLVTSSAVSRDLFQAFLFKNASEKTLIRVSRISVLVVSIIAVYLGSDPDSYIFQIVSYAWAGFGACFGATILLSLYWKRMTLKGAYAGVLIGGITVLIWKQFEWFGIYELVPGFFLSTISIIVVSLLDKEPSESILKTFEKAISLSKKHK
- a CDS encoding ISL3 family transposase, producing MAVDEFAIHKGHRYATCVMDLETGFILWAGLGRSMADFEHFLKSIDLSLLSRLKAVAMDMNASFNRLFQKYCPKVPIVYDRYHMQAQFGRDVMGAVRLEEAQKHRQEAEALREYTKETNNPELQKMAREKSHEERKLYTELKKSRWILLKKDDHLNERQKTHLLDILSEHRDLAICYAMKQEMTHLFTLTDYEEALAGWTKWIQAGLESGIPALVKFARQKQKRIKGLAAHALYPINTGKLEGFNNKIKVLKRIGYGYRNMDYFFTLIRFHSLPKNYSSPKFP
- a CDS encoding transposase family protein, with the translated sequence MYSYGAFSVLIKDFPDLPKQKKYIEFSGHRFRCTSCGETITEDIPCQCPFTRVTWDMALWIIHLLKCHTSISAISAMLSVHWSTIQKIQKHIMDKALAAFETCA
- a CDS encoding Nif3-like dinuclear metal center hexameric protein produces the protein MSIEAKQIINIMNAWAPQSLAESWDHPGLQIGNVHTPVKKVLVALDLTAENASYAADNGVNLIISHHPFLFRSLHEIDLGTYRGKIIETLIRSSIVSFAAHTNLDIARGGVNDVLAEKLSLSDVSGLAPAENGSDADSLGRTGMLPRVMSGKEAVSYIREKLEMPVIRYSGDINKNVKKIAILGGAGSEYIHDAKRLGADLFLTGDLKYHEAQEAYASDIIVVDGGHFYTEHPVVQNLANRLRQSFEEKSWDIEVVEDPVARDVFSYIG
- a CDS encoding tRNA (adenine(22)-N(1))-methyltransferase, encoding MIRGKMKLTPRLQEVENLVPQCRIMADIGTDHAYLPLHLLEEGRISYAVACDIHKGPLVKAKEHIIRENRGDCVEIRLGAGIEPLTTGEVDGVTIAGMGGLMIIDILKDSPEKAHALHWLVLQPQNHVADLKYFLMNNGFVIQEERMAIEGQRLYELMKVVPGEPECEVTLFEAEVGVTEAYKKDPLFPMHIRKLIKKRDILIHSISDDNQNDRNRKKKEIALKERELLEGML
- the rpoD gene encoding RNA polymerase sigma factor RpoD, with product MTIMTELAKQMGKWIGDLQKKSQNGVISNKDIIAIISDNNLGEEELSELYEELHKKHLEINFDEEASDEDLEMLDSEDNSERKEVEKISAAPSHEGAVAIDDPVKMYLKEIGSMRLLDSDEEIVLAKKVEKGSLPDATDEDKKEADDAKKELADRNLRLVVSIAKKYLGRGLQFLDLIQEGNLGLLKAVDKFDYTKGYKFSTYATWWIRQAITRAIADQARTIRVPVHMVETINKLNRISRQLLQEKGREATNEELAEAMGISVEKIREVKKIAQDPISLETPIGEKEDSHLGDFIEDHETVAPDDAAGSILLREQIEELLQSLTDRERQVLELRFGLKDGKTRTLEEVGKYFDVTRERIRQIEGKALVKLKKSAKTLINQ
- the dnaG gene encoding DNA primase translates to MASFSNEFLQRLKDSVNILDVIGSYVELTKKGRYYFASCPFHGPEKTPSFSVSPEKGFYYCFGCHASGDVISFLEKMENISFNEAVERLADSANIELPVKELSPEEQRRESSRKRLYSVIGLAGDYFHNCLTKTRMGKPGLEYFVKRHLTPKTIEDFHLGFAPHEWHRLYDDFTSKKHIEGNILVEAGLCGVKDGSYFDYFRNRCMFPILNIRGNIVAFGGRVMDDSKPKYLNSPETPIFNKRMLLFALYQALPEIRKKRQAIMVEGYMDAISLHSHGITNAVASLGTAFTVEQARLLKKYADEIVFSYDMDSAGQNATKRALEIAGSVGLKLRVAQLGDGKDPDEFVNAHGGEAYLAAIDRAEPALDYLFGSLCRQYDSATLDGQHHILDEMFSTLLAQNDTFQFNSFIRKMARNMHMDEGMIRSEALAYAKKNHSNIYISQKTQKELPEIDSDVIVKKRKLLEDGLLKYCIKYLVFPSEAEELDSYRFCDPFNQKLYDLLKSFNGQPFTIGMIEAGLTREEIEKLAALHMNEEQTGLVPREEYILPLRRIFLQDEYRKHTENVQTLMRSDPELAKKEQLICIQLSKEIMSLR
- a CDS encoding ATP-grasp domain-containing protein, with protein sequence MKAYIRIKHTGEFYDTNCYNAYAGCEALHIPVVKYKAVYSITDNDPMDPVIGTFSDVKVALEKLGIKPAPLDYPEQLKSFIGRKIWKSTLFTITSHPECWHVFVKPIEDVKRFHGTVLDKSEDLIKLGGGLEDIDVWCSVKVQFLSEWRLWVLNGTITGLTPYKGRWDVFPDPSVMEEAVHRYEGAPSAYALDFGVTDDGRTLLVEVSDGYALASFGLRPDIYMNILKTRWQELSKCRKTENIE
- a CDS encoding IS30 family transposase, whose protein sequence is MDYLNNTINTLPRERGQHLRFEDRCEIKALHKQGYSYRQIAKALNCSPSTVGYELKRGTATKTTHRGRPTEYVPSRGQAVYYENRKRSGRKQRITSESPFAIWVAAQVKKANWSLDVCAGYAKKHNLFTEEELVCAKTLYNALNQSRLPLSLFDVPELLSRKKSKPKQAKNVRIFGRSIDERPDIVKLHLEIGHWEIDTIVGKRKGKEAVVLTLVEKVTHKFIAIKIRRKDVASVKAALRSLKIYYGSQFATVFKTITADNGTEFAELSQLERYGIMVYFAHPYSSYERAQNERHNRIFRKYVPKGKSIENYSAEQILWFAEDMNSLPRKSLGYDTPDDLFEAYLDTVYAA
- a CDS encoding undecaprenyl-diphosphate phosphatase → MYEYFCAVVVGIVEGLTEYIPVSSTGHMIIVGHMLGFEGTLADLFDVFIQLGAILSVLVVYREKFKFILNTHHWFRRRGPSVLNVAISMFPACLMGLIFHDFIKHKLFSPYTVIIGLVLGGVFMIFAEKKRKKFTVTDVDRITSRQALKIGFFQCLSLWPGFSRSGSTIAGSLLLGISRKAAADFTFIMAVPLMFLACTFDLIKVIPYLQTSDFGILAVGFFTAFIVAYASILWFLKFLNNSTLTGFAVYRFFVAIVAFIYFW